The Prunus persica cultivar Lovell chromosome G7, Prunus_persica_NCBIv2, whole genome shotgun sequence genome has a segment encoding these proteins:
- the LOC109950276 gene encoding uncharacterized protein LOC109950276 has protein sequence MFVFPKPAPEPNTSSADAADVAELLVSLSIFGFSQLSATDQHEKTKKIYDKVVEDVVVQQIPEESEEDFRLRTFTELFKKLPLPDQNHFLSTVIKKFKRERQIGELISWFGTQLDANDQNQLIEEIVHVKPDEETNEDFRLKRFTQLCKDYTDYVITCREEYVKKPKHTQQTSDTHEVCSDSQSRFADFFLGFSIIWFKGQSSYDQWQLIDQLCDGVKGVMVEKLADESEADFKLRRFTELCKKVADFGVQVHFLDKAEQKLLHKRRYLPHGVLLQPQDSASAAELLSKLSSFWFSLLTPNDQQDEIEQISNKLAAGDVNVERLAGETEEDLRRKTFAKLFNKAPVGTRINLFREFKSKFVSERRFCESILLFRQLDSNEQQETIEEMFDRSGKVTSKDVKDVILERLSEECEENFRLRRFIKLCSTHPFLLDRFFRSEAKKWDLKFLHMQKTSGKEEIEEIKRSRYAEFYLGLSIIWFKARCASDPRNPIQVLLGKVGEGDHIIEKLVNETQEDFRLRRFTESFQQLQFSSQEDIVKYILEPIFHDLGYHGEPKKEEKKDGIRFCGRPPLAPHWFCG, from the coding sequence ATGTTCGTGTTCCCAAAACCAGCCCCCGAGCCCAATACCAGTTCTGCTGATGCTGCTGATGTTGCAGAACTACTCGTAAGTCTTTCAATCTTTGGGTTCAGCCAACTCTCTGCCACTGATCAACACGAGAAGACGAAAAAAATCTATGATAAAGtagttgaagatgttgtaGTTCAGCAAATCCCGGAGGAGAGTGAAGAGGATTTTAGACTCAGAACATTCACAGAGCTTTTCAAGAAACTTCCCTTACCTGATCAGAACCATTTCCTGTCAACTGTTATAAAGAAGTTCAAGCGCGAGAGGCAAATTGGCGAGTTGATCTCTTGGTTCGGTACTCAACTAGACGCCAATGATCAAAATCAACTGATTGAAGAAATTGTTCATGTTAAACCTGACGAGGAAACTAATGAGGATTTCAGACTCAAAAGATTTACACAGCTTTGTAAGGATTATACTGATTATGTTATCACCTGCAGGGAAGAATATGTCAAGAAACCAAAACATACACAACAGACATCCGATACTCATGAAGTTTGTTCGGATTCGCAATCCCGTTTTGCTGACTTTTTCTTAGGTTTCTCAATTATATGGTTCAAGGGACAAAGCTCCTATGATCAATGGCAGCTGATTGACCAACTCTGTGATGGAGTTAAAGGGGTTATGGTTGAGAAGCTCGCAGACGAAAGTGAGGCAGATTTCAAACTCAGAAGATTCACAGAGCTATGTAAGAAAGTGGCTGACTTTGGTGTACAAGTCCACTTCCTTGACAAAGCTGAACAGAAGCTGCTACACAAACGAAGATATCTTCCGCACGGGGTGCTACTTCAGCCCCAAGATTCTGCCAGTGCTGCTGAATTACTCTCGAAGCTCTCAAGTTTCTGGTTCAGCCTACTAACCCCCAATGATCAACAAGACGAGATTGAACAAATCTCTAACAAACTTGCTGCCGGAGATGTTAATGTCGAAAGACTTGCAGGGGAAACAGAGGAAGATTTGAGAAGGAAAACATTCGCAAAGCTGTTTAATAAAGCTCCGGTCGGTACACGAATTAATTTATTCAGGGAGTTTAAAAGCAAATTCGTCAGTGAGAGACGCTTCTGTGAGTCCATTCTTTTGTTCAGGCAACTGGATTCCAATGAGCAACAAGAAACGATTGAAGAAATGTTTGATCGCTCAGGGAAGGTGACAAGCAAAGATGTCAAAGATGTCATACTTGAGAGACTCTCCGAGGAGTGCGAGGAAAATTTTAGGCTCAGAAGATTTATAAAGCTGTGTAGTACACATCCATTCCTTTTGGATCGCTTCTTTCGCAGCGAAGCTAAGAAGTGGGATCTAAAATTTCTACATATGCAGAAGACGTCAGGTAAAGAAGAGATAGAAGAAATCAAGAGGTCCCGCTATGCTGAATTTTACTTGGGGTTGTCAATTATCTGGTTCAAAGCACGATGTGCCAGTGATCCAAGAAACCCCATTCAAGTACTTCTTGGTAAAGTTGGAGAAGGTGATCATATAATTGAGAAACTCGTCAATGAGACTCAGGAGGATTTCCGTCTCAGAAGATTTACAGAGTCGTTTCAACAACTTCAATTCAGTTCCCAGGAGGATATTgtgaaatatattttagaaCCAATATTTCATGATCTAGGTTACCATGGAGAGCCAAAAAAGGAGGAGAAAAAGGATGGCATCCGGTTCTGTGGAAGGCCTCCGTTAGCTCCTCATTGGTTCTGTGGATGA
- the LOC18771736 gene encoding UPF0481 protein At3g47200 translates to MANGGRDAVITIAATNNIQTTISLEQGIQETKWLLHPAAGNSSCCIFRLPQYLLEINKKAYQPHIVSIGPYHYGDTHLDMMQQHKWRFLRDLLVRTPSPGPNLDDYRQVVASMEEDIRRCYSETINLCGQDLVEVMVLDGLFTIELFCKVGRLSPSDPDDPIFNLAWIFPNLIRDLLRLENQIPFIVLQTLFDKSKSSREDSNSSLAQLALEFFSFAVERPDEVLKQHVSVEAKHLLDLLRLSFIPEPHHRSPQNQNPKVILPLVQFIQMAKKPLAGILKATTRNTLKKFVGRIKLKIMRKGNTSPLVQFIQSAKKLHLAGIKFKEREANSFLDIRFCNGVLEIPNITLDDLRTDIFLNFVAFEQCYSHCSKHITTYAALMSCLISTPVDAAFLSDKNIIENYLGTDEEVAHFFKNLGKDVPFDIDESYLCKLFKDVNEYHRNIWHVRWAGFRFKYFDNPWSFLSAVAAVVLLLLTAIQTFFTVYDYFNSLASNGGGRH, encoded by the coding sequence ATGGCTAATGGAGGAAGAGATGCTGTCATTACAATTGCAGCGACGAACAATATTCAGACCACAATATCTTTGGAGCAAGGAATCCAGGAAACGAAATGGCTGCTGCACCCCGCAGCTGGAAACAGCTCTTGTTGCATCTTCAGATTACCCCAATACCTCTTGGAAATAAACAAGAAGGCCTACCAGCCCCATATAGTTTCCATCGGTCCTTATCACTACGGTGACACACATTTGGACATGATGCAGCAGCACAAATGGAGATTTCTTCGCGATCTGCTTGTTCGAACACCATCCCCTGGCCCGAATCTTGATGACTACCGGCAGGTTGTGGCATCAATGGAAGAAGATATAAGACGGTGCTACTCAGAGACAATCAATTTATGCGGTCAAGATCTAGTTGAGGTGATGGTGCTAGATGGTCTTTTCACTATTGAACTATTCTGCAAAGTTGGAAGGCTGTCACCAAGTGATCCAGATGACCCCATCTTCAACTTGGCATGGATATTCCCTAACCTCATACGAGATCTTCTTCGGTTGGAGAATCAAATTCCTTTCATTGTCCTTCAAACATTATTTGATAAATCAAAATCTTCAAGAGAAGATAGTAACTCATCCCTTGCACAACTTGCTTTGGAATTCTTTAGTTTCGCGGTAGAAAGACCAGATGAAGTCTTAAAGCAACATGTCAGTGTTGAAGCAAAACATCTACTTGATTTACTTCGCTTGAGTTTTATTCCTGAACCACATCACCGCTCacctcaaaatcaaaacccaaaagtcATTCTTCCATTAGTCCAATTCATCCAAATGGCCAAAAAGCCTCTAGCGGGAATACTCAAGGCCACCACAAGGAACACACTAAAAAAGTTCGTAGGGCGAATTAAGTTGAAGATCATGAGGAAGGGAAACACCTCTCCGCTGGTTCAATTTATCCAATCCGCCAAAAAGCTTCATTTGGCTGGAATTAAGTTCAAGGAGAGGGAGGCAAATAGCTTCTTGGACATCAGATTTTGCAACGGGGTGCTCGAAATTCCGAACATAACGCTAGATGATCTACGCACTGATATTTTCCTCAACTTTGTTGCATTTGAACAATGCTACTCCCATTGCTCAAAGCACATAACCACTTATGCTGCATTGATGAGTTGCCTCATCAGCACGCCTGTGGACGCAGCATTTCTCAGTGACAAAAATATTATTGAGAATTATCTTGGAACCGATGAGGAGGTTGCTCATTTCTTCAAAAACCTTGGCAAGGATGTGCCTTTCGATATTGACGAAAGTTATCTATGTAAGTTGTTCAAGGATGTGAATGAGTACCATAGAAATATTTGGCACGTGAGATGGGCTGGTTTTAGATTTAAGTATTTTGACAACCCATGGTCTTTCTTGTCAGCTGTAGCTGCTGTCGTGCTCCTACTACTCACTGCAATTCAGACCTTCTTTACTGTGTATGATTATTTTAATTCATTGGCCTCTAATGGAGGGGGGAGGCATTAG
- the LOC18769858 gene encoding UPF0481 protein At3g47200: MNSQSSSPTANGGRDHALITIAATTNIQTTPLDQRIQETRWLLHPLAGKESCCIFKVRQCLAEINKKTYQPHIVSCGPFHHGDQHLEMIHQHKWKYLRGLLARTPSNGPTLDHYQQVVAAMEEEIRECYSETISLSSDDLVEMMVLDGLFTIELFCKVGKLSPSDPDDPIFNLAWVFANILQDLFRFENQIPFFLLQKLFDESKPSRKDSDSSLAKLALDFFRYALETPEQVLNQDFTTVEGKHLLDLLRWSFIPKPYDHSPQEEPRNVRPLVQLIKYVKKPLQGFAAGRKGNTSPPIELIQSAKKLRQAGIKFKTREAVSFLDIRFCNGVLEIPHVVIDNLRTDLLMNFVAFEQCYSHCSKHVTSYAAFMSCLIRTPEDVSFLCDKKIVENYLGTDEEVVHFFKNLGKGVTFDIDGSYLWKLFKEVNEYHINMWHVRWEGFRSKYFGTPWSFLSALAAVILLLLTAIQTFFTVYEYASPSGP, encoded by the coding sequence ATGAACTCACAATCAAGCTCACCAACAGCTAATGGAGGAAGGGATCATGCTCTCATCACAATTGCAGCGACAACCAATATCCAGACGACACCATTGGACCAAAGAATCCAGGAAACAAGATGGCTTCTGCATCCATTAGCAGGAAAGGAATCTTGTTGCATCTTCAAGGTACGTCAATGCCTTGCGGAAATAAACAAGAAGACTTACCAGCCCCATATTGTCTCCTGTGGTCCATTTCACCATGGTGATCAACATTTGGAGATGATACACCAACACAAATGGAAATATCTTCGCGGTCTACTTGCTCGAACACCTTCAAACGGCCCAACACTTGATCACTATCAGCAGGTGGTAGCAgcaatggaagaagaaataagAGAGTGCTATTCGGAGACCATCAGCTTAAGCAGTGATGATCTAGTTGAGATGATGGTGTTGGATGGTCTCTTCACTATTGAACTCTTTTGCAAAGTTGGAAAATTGTCACCAAGTGATCCAGACGATCCCATCTTTAACTTGGCATGGGTATTCGCTAATATCTTACAAGACCTTTTTCGTTTCGAGAATCAAAttcctttcttccttcttcaaaAACTATTTGATGAATCAAAACCTTCAAGGAAAGATAGTGATTCATCCTTAGCCAAACTTGCTTTAGACTTCTTTCGTTATGCATTAGAAACCCCTGAGCAAGTGTTAAATCAGGACTTCACTACTGTTGAAGGAAAACATTTACTGGATTTACTCCGCTGGAGTTTTATCCCTAAACCCTACGATCATTCACCTCAGGAAGAGCCTCGGAATGTTCGTCCATTAGTTCAATTGATTAAGTATGTCAAAAAGCCTCTACAAGGATTTGCAGCAGGAAGGAAGGGAAATACTTCTCCGCCCATTGAACTTATCCAGTCAGCCAAAAAGCTTCGTCAAGCTGGAATTAAGTTCAAGACAAGGGAGGCAGTGAGCTTCTTAGACATAAGATTTTGCAATGGAGTGCTGGAAATTCCACACGTAGTAATCGACAATCTACGGACTGATTTATTGATGAATTTTGTAGCATTTGAACAATGCTACTCTCATTGCTCAAAGCATGTAACAAGTTATGCTGCATTCATGAGTTGTCTGATCCGCACGCCTGAAGACGTATCATTTCTCTGTGACAAGAAAATTGTCGAGAATTATCTTGGAACTGATGAGGAGGTCGTTCATTTCTTCAAAAACCTTGGCAAAGGTGTGACGTTTGATATCGATGGGAGTTATCTATGGAAGTTGTTCAAAGAGGTGAATGAGTACCATATAAATATGTGGCATGTGCGATGGGAAGGTTTTAGATCCAAGTATTTTGGTACTCCATGGTCTTTCTTGTCTGCTTTAGCTGCTGTTATACTCCTATTACTCACTGCAATTCAGACCTTCTTTACAGTTTATGAATATGCCAGTCCATCTGGGCCTTGA